One region of Girardinichthys multiradiatus isolate DD_20200921_A chromosome 1, DD_fGirMul_XY1, whole genome shotgun sequence genomic DNA includes:
- the LOC124870836 gene encoding rho-related GTP-binding protein RhoA-C isoform X1, translating to MAAIRKKLVIVGDGACGKTCLLIVFSKDQFPEVYVPTVFENYVADIEVDGKQVELALWDTAGQEDYDRLRPLSYPDTDVILMCFSIDSPDSLENIPEKWTPEVKHFCPNVPIILVGNKKDLRNDEHTRRELAKMKQEPVKSEEGRDMANRINAFGYLECSAKTKDGVREVFEMATRAALQAKRRGKKSGCLLL from the exons ATGGCTGCAATTAGAAAGAAACTGGTGATAGTGGGTGATGGAGCCTGTGGGAAGACCTGTCTCCTCATAGTGTTCAGCAAAGATCAGTTCCCCGAGGTCTACGTTCCAACTGTGTTTGAGAACTACGTCGCAGATATTGAGGTGGATGGTAAACAG GTGGAGCTGGCTCTGTGGGACACTGCAGGTCAGGAGGACTACGACCGTCTGAGACCTCTCTCATATCCAGACACAGACGTCATTCTCATGTGCTTCTCCATTGACAGCCCTGACAGCCTAG AGAATATTCCGGAGAAATGGACTCCAGAGGTGAAGCACTTCTGTCCGAATGTGCCCATAATCCTGGTGGGAAATAAGAAAGACCTGCGAAATGATGAGCACACCCGCAGAGAGTTAGCCAAGATGAAACAG GAACCCGTAAAGTCAGAGGAGGGCAGGGACATGGCCAACCGAATCAATGCTTTTGGTTACCTCGAGTGCTCAGCCAAGACAAAGGATGGCGTGAGGGAGGTTTTTGAGATGGCCACCAGAGCGGCCCTGCAGGCCAAGAGAAGAGGCAAGAAGAGCGGCTGCCTTCTGTTATAG